One genomic window of Corallococcus caeni includes the following:
- a CDS encoding serine/threonine-protein kinase codes for MESQTSNASITSVRVGSLTHVRVAGVIDETFPLSPASKGLQGLVVVDLGLVERISSFGVRRWIEFAGHPPQGVSGLYVVNAPPVVVDQLNMVEGFAGVARVLSLLAPYSCRFCKEDRLRLVRLVEESKVVEAGGAPPHHCPVCAQPLEFADEPTEFFDFARRQQFSAVDPAVLRYLRAGLPNEPSELSSHLKIVQDDITFITLASTLKGDLNVRRLASGLEGRVAFDCCHVSTVEPEALPRIEQVLEVASQGAQVVLCRVPPPLLGVLAKSTKALPAKLATLWLPCDCRNCGQVTHQRIQTSEYLEVLRAKGTLDRVCPVCGGNARAPALAQFQGLLARTPLTDKPLDDIEALEQRALSQYLFGSTNQDPGAKGTSATDTHNSGARLQIIRRLGQGGMAEVFLAKQQGVKGFEKFVVMKKILAQFAENPEFVDMLFAEARANARLTHPNIVQTFDVGVTDGVAYILMEYVRGPDLKRLLTELRRKGMALPLEHALRIVAEVAAGLHYAHSYVDPSGTAHPVVHRDVSPHNVLVSLDGAIKLSDFGIAKVQGEEQTQAGVIKGKISYLSPEAASGRPLDWRNDVFALGVVLFELLTGQLPFRRDHDAATLAAIVREPAPVPSQLRPHIPQDVSDLILRALVKDPARRTPTAAAMREEIEAVITHHRLSSSPASVAQFFKEALGDRLSEYAPSSIAGSGTGSNPRALMPGTGSHSRAPGTGSGSDMRAPSDLSRPPVRGGSGSMPRMEPPPVASPPEPAERGTEVVSVTSESSRPPVAPPVAAAPAPRPSRPAAPPPVSPLPPPTAVRPAASANVPTRVGPPPQRPSVSVPSVAPLTAAPPPPPVAALPPSPVAAHPQHGGTHAQYGVAPAPQAGAHPPQSGTHAAHGGNHPAPPPPPVAAPPPPQVATPARPPAAPVAPPPAPVHAVAPAAPVPAADAAGKGLTPGQRKGLVVGGVGLVLAGLALVFLLPKGGVEVRNAQEGERVYVSGVLLEGSNALPEDPSGWLVSTAVEGKLHRFGKVPRSEHIDLRTLADAAPQAEARGTLSITGAQGCRVALGSQVLQGQTPLASPMPAGREFEVRVTCGGKPDVVRWVMAVPGQGVALDVP; via the coding sequence GTGGAGAGCCAAACTTCCAATGCCAGCATCACCTCCGTGCGCGTGGGCAGTCTGACCCACGTGCGCGTGGCCGGGGTGATCGACGAAACCTTCCCCCTCTCGCCGGCGTCCAAGGGCCTCCAGGGCCTGGTGGTGGTGGACCTGGGGCTGGTGGAGCGCATCAGCTCCTTCGGTGTGCGCCGGTGGATTGAGTTCGCCGGCCACCCGCCGCAGGGCGTGTCGGGGCTGTACGTCGTCAACGCCCCGCCCGTGGTGGTGGACCAGCTCAACATGGTGGAGGGCTTCGCGGGCGTCGCGCGCGTGCTGTCGCTGCTCGCGCCGTACTCCTGCCGCTTCTGCAAGGAGGACCGGCTGCGGCTGGTCCGCCTGGTGGAGGAGAGCAAGGTCGTGGAGGCGGGCGGCGCCCCGCCGCACCACTGCCCCGTGTGCGCCCAGCCGCTGGAGTTCGCGGACGAGCCCACGGAGTTCTTCGACTTCGCGCGCCGCCAGCAGTTCTCCGCGGTGGACCCCGCCGTGCTGCGCTACCTGCGCGCGGGCCTCCCGAACGAACCGTCCGAGCTCTCCTCGCACCTGAAGATCGTCCAGGACGACATCACCTTCATCACCCTGGCCAGCACGCTCAAGGGCGACCTCAACGTGCGCCGGCTGGCGTCCGGCCTGGAGGGGCGCGTCGCGTTCGACTGCTGCCACGTGAGCACGGTGGAGCCGGAGGCGCTGCCGCGCATCGAACAGGTGCTGGAGGTGGCGTCGCAGGGCGCCCAGGTGGTGCTCTGCCGCGTGCCGCCGCCGCTGCTGGGCGTGCTGGCGAAGTCCACCAAGGCGCTGCCGGCGAAGCTAGCCACGCTGTGGCTGCCTTGCGACTGCCGCAACTGCGGCCAGGTCACCCACCAGCGCATCCAGACCTCCGAGTACCTGGAGGTCCTGCGCGCCAAGGGCACCCTGGACCGCGTGTGCCCCGTGTGCGGCGGCAACGCCCGGGCCCCGGCGCTCGCGCAGTTCCAGGGGCTGCTCGCGCGTACGCCGCTCACCGACAAGCCGCTGGACGACATCGAGGCGCTGGAGCAGCGCGCGCTCAGCCAGTACCTCTTCGGCTCCACGAACCAGGACCCCGGCGCCAAGGGCACGTCCGCCACCGACACACACAACAGCGGCGCGCGGCTGCAGATCATCCGCCGGCTGGGGCAGGGCGGCATGGCGGAGGTCTTCCTCGCCAAGCAGCAGGGCGTGAAGGGCTTCGAGAAGTTCGTCGTGATGAAGAAGATTCTCGCGCAGTTCGCTGAGAATCCTGAGTTCGTCGACATGCTCTTCGCGGAGGCCCGCGCCAACGCGCGCCTCACGCACCCCAACATCGTCCAGACCTTCGACGTGGGCGTGACGGACGGCGTGGCGTACATCCTGATGGAGTACGTGCGCGGCCCGGACCTGAAGCGCCTGCTCACGGAACTGCGCCGCAAGGGCATGGCGCTGCCGCTGGAGCACGCGCTGCGCATCGTGGCGGAGGTCGCCGCGGGCCTGCACTACGCGCACAGCTACGTGGACCCGTCCGGCACCGCGCACCCGGTGGTGCACCGCGACGTCAGCCCCCACAACGTGCTGGTGTCGCTGGACGGCGCCATCAAGCTGTCGGACTTCGGCATCGCCAAGGTGCAGGGCGAGGAGCAGACGCAGGCGGGCGTCATCAAGGGGAAGATTTCCTACCTCTCCCCGGAGGCCGCCAGCGGCCGTCCGCTGGACTGGCGCAACGACGTGTTCGCGCTGGGCGTGGTGCTCTTCGAGCTGCTCACCGGACAGCTGCCGTTCCGCCGCGACCACGACGCGGCCACGCTGGCGGCCATCGTGCGCGAGCCCGCGCCGGTGCCCTCGCAGCTGCGGCCCCATATTCCGCAGGACGTGTCGGACCTCATCCTGCGCGCGCTGGTGAAGGACCCGGCGCGCCGCACGCCCACCGCGGCGGCGATGCGCGAGGAGATTGAAGCCGTCATCACGCACCACCGGCTGTCCTCGTCGCCCGCGTCGGTGGCGCAGTTCTTCAAGGAGGCGCTGGGCGACCGGCTCTCCGAGTACGCGCCGTCGTCCATCGCCGGCTCGGGCACGGGCTCCAACCCCCGGGCGCTGATGCCGGGGACGGGCTCGCACTCGCGCGCCCCGGGCACGGGCTCCGGCAGCGACATGCGCGCCCCGTCGGACCTGTCCCGTCCGCCCGTGCGCGGCGGCTCCGGCAGCATGCCCCGGATGGAGCCGCCCCCGGTGGCGTCCCCGCCGGAGCCCGCCGAGCGCGGCACCGAGGTCGTCTCCGTCACCTCGGAGTCGTCGCGTCCCCCGGTCGCCCCGCCCGTCGCCGCCGCGCCCGCGCCCCGTCCGTCGCGCCCGGCCGCGCCTCCGCCCGTGTCGCCGCTGCCGCCGCCCACCGCGGTGCGCCCGGCGGCCTCCGCCAACGTGCCCACGCGCGTGGGGCCCCCGCCGCAGCGTCCGTCGGTGTCGGTGCCCTCCGTGGCGCCCCTGACCGCGGCACCGCCGCCACCGCCCGTGGCCGCCCTGCCGCCCAGCCCCGTCGCCGCCCATCCGCAGCACGGGGGCACCCACGCGCAATACGGGGTCGCGCCCGCGCCGCAGGCAGGTGCCCACCCGCCGCAGTCGGGCACGCACGCGGCCCATGGCGGGAACCACCCCGCGCCGCCGCCACCGCCCGTGGCCGCACCGCCGCCGCCGCAGGTGGCCACGCCCGCGCGGCCTCCGGCGGCTCCGGTGGCCCCGCCGCCTGCGCCCGTCCACGCCGTGGCCCCCGCGGCCCCGGTGCCCGCCGCCGACGCGGCGGGGAAGGGGCTGACGCCCGGCCAGCGCAAGGGGCTCGTCGTGGGCGGCGTGGGACTGGTGCTCGCGGGGCTCGCGCTGGTGTTCCTGCTGCCCAAGGGCGGCGTGGAGGTGCGCAACGCCCAGGAGGGCGAGCGCGTCTACGTGTCCGGCGTGCTGCTGGAAGGCAGCAACGCCCTGCCGGAGGACCCCTCCGGCTGGCTCGTCTCCACGGCCGTGGAGGGCAAGCTGCACCGCTTCGGCAAGGTGCCCAGGTCGGAGCACATCGACCTGCGCACGCTCGCGGACGCCGCGCCCCAGGCGGAGGCCCGGGGCACGCTCAGCATCACCGGCGCCCAGGGCTGCCGCGTGGCGCTGGGCTCGCAGGTGCTCCAGGGCCAGACGCCGCTCGCCAGCCCCATGCCCGCGGGGCGTGAGTTCGAGGTGCGCGTCACCTGCGGCGGCAAGCCGGACGTCGTCCGCTGGGTGATGGCCGTGCCGGGACAGGGCGTCGCGCTGGACGTGCCCTGA
- a CDS encoding molybdenum cofactor carrier protein, with protein sequence MRRHRRIIGVFGSGTETHEEWVIPLARWIAEAGFDLLTGAGGGVMSVATAAFVQVEGRRGAAIGIIPGTVGADGRYQPRPGYPNTDIEIPIYTHLPLSGEQGTDPMSRNHINVLTPHALVALPGGAGTAAEAVLALRYGKPLILHGPPEAFRRFPAEAERTLSLERVAEFLLAATR encoded by the coding sequence ATGCGCAGACACCGCCGCATCATCGGAGTCTTCGGCTCCGGCACGGAGACCCACGAGGAGTGGGTCATCCCCCTGGCGCGGTGGATTGCCGAGGCGGGCTTCGACCTGCTGACCGGCGCGGGGGGCGGCGTCATGAGCGTGGCCACCGCGGCCTTCGTCCAGGTGGAGGGGCGGCGGGGGGCGGCCATCGGCATCATCCCCGGCACCGTCGGGGCGGATGGCCGCTACCAGCCCCGGCCCGGCTACCCGAACACGGACATCGAGATCCCCATCTACACGCACCTGCCGCTCAGCGGGGAGCAGGGCACGGACCCCATGAGCCGCAACCACATCAACGTGCTGACGCCGCATGCCCTGGTCGCGCTGCCCGGAGGGGCGGGCACCGCGGCGGAGGCCGTCCTGGCGCTGCGCTATGGCAAGCCGCTCATCCTGCACGGGCCACCGGAGGCCTTCCGGCGCTTCCCGGCGGAAGCCGAGCGGACCCTCTCCCTGGAGCGGGTGGCCGAGTTCCTCCTGGCCGCCACCCGCTAG
- a CDS encoding AAA family ATPase, whose amino-acid sequence MPSTQPIDPVVATLAPYMPAAILARLGSQEADALPRAEGVRGAILLLDIAGFTPIVVGLSGAGPRGIDALQRLLTNYYTEMIDVVRDHGGDIYQFAGDSILACFEAAPGEADGDVVQRAAVCALGVQRRLARFARLELMGQRFGVSSRIGIGFGEATRIVMGATGLWMHPALVGEPLAQAVGAEKQATVLEVVLSPRAWAALPEAARRGEPREGGNHRLALDAPVEAVKRPLPAPTGGAELVGRCALLLHPVLFTKITTAHQEFAGDFRDVTCFFVRFTHASSDADPDAFTRDLNAYYEFVQRESAHHGGVLLMTDFTDKGNVLYVLFGAPTAQQNKEVLACRLACKLLKAREQFPFLGELQMGIATGHAYCGDMGSPTRKGYSALGEVVNMAARLMTHGGRQDGVHLCANTQARSQQGGFATEFVEDAKLKGVSRPVPVYRLLGETRRGLFIKGRGDIIGRSRELNVLHEALNASFAGQGRVCVVSGEAGIGKSRLGARVLEDAEEGGARALYGVCYSYEAFTPFFPWKEVLLQAFGLHDSDDTEAQLTRLRQGLEGLEDVGPEWIPVVAGILGMSLEETSATAGMDARRKQQKVFQIVFLLLEKLSRSQPLLLFFEDLHWADYISLDLLQHLAVRVGSHRIMVLATMRPGDQVKGLRELPEFVPVDLVSLDDEDTRALLRVHLRLSPPDVALEDRLLAKVQGNPFFIESIVEGLAEQGYLGLAEPGSTRMELKRGLQDLLLPDSIQDVVLSRIDLLSETEKLVVKVASVIGRIFTLDAVAALVPTLGAQRLREAMDTLQRLGLILLEQEEPYTCLFKHIVIRDVAYNTLLVSAREDLHRRLARYLEVRANDNLAASAGLLAFHFLAGNVEDKGLEYTLMAARSARAQYANDDALYHYNRGVELLGTVAPVDPEAMLVKMRRVMQELAETLLQAGHYANAILMFEQCLVDEEDPQRQAELHLGLGRAHQEKGESALATQHLEKSLVLRGRSLPGSLAALGLRTLANLLLRGLASLLPFILRPLPASRQGNYLQQLSTLNSLIRIYYFADIMKLTWATLVSTNMAERSRSDYAMSLARGYYGTLLFGAGLLKRARYHCEKALEYARRSKDPVAEGLALSRLGIQAFFANELERARGFQEEAVSTLRQVGERWERQTSLMMQATGEFLHSRFRTAEALYEQMKTIGVELNALMHQGWAHSWAPMCRYLLGEGDVGELCAELEQGLRISVEVADLANQCASLNHLANVTVREHQVEEAALVAVRCFQSIWSYQVLVPFLQVGLVDAAEAALFALEEGATVVPRRKLLRIVRLSCIKARFIARLYPYLKGPALRVTARSLALRKGPRAAEPVFLEAIAVLEKSPNRWETGVAYFDAAVALPHRREAFLARAREIFTEVEARAELRRMDRFQAAT is encoded by the coding sequence ATGCCCTCCACGCAGCCCATCGATCCCGTCGTCGCGACGCTGGCGCCCTACATGCCGGCGGCCATCCTCGCGCGGCTCGGGAGCCAGGAGGCGGACGCGCTGCCCCGCGCGGAAGGGGTGCGGGGCGCCATCCTGCTCCTCGACATCGCGGGCTTCACGCCCATCGTGGTGGGGCTGAGCGGCGCGGGCCCGCGCGGCATCGACGCGCTCCAGCGCCTCTTGACGAACTACTACACGGAGATGATCGACGTGGTCCGCGACCACGGCGGGGACATCTACCAGTTCGCCGGTGACTCCATCCTCGCGTGCTTCGAGGCCGCGCCCGGCGAGGCGGACGGCGACGTCGTGCAGCGCGCGGCGGTGTGCGCGCTGGGCGTGCAGCGCAGGCTGGCGCGCTTCGCCCGGCTGGAGCTGATGGGCCAGCGCTTCGGCGTGTCGTCGCGCATCGGCATCGGCTTCGGGGAGGCGACCCGCATCGTGATGGGCGCCACCGGCCTGTGGATGCACCCGGCGCTCGTGGGCGAGCCGCTGGCGCAGGCGGTGGGCGCGGAGAAGCAGGCCACGGTGTTGGAGGTCGTCCTGAGCCCGCGCGCCTGGGCCGCGCTGCCGGAGGCCGCGCGCAGGGGCGAGCCGCGCGAGGGCGGCAACCACCGGCTGGCGCTCGACGCGCCGGTGGAGGCCGTGAAGCGCCCGCTGCCCGCGCCCACGGGCGGGGCGGAGCTGGTGGGCCGGTGCGCGCTGCTCTTGCACCCGGTGCTCTTCACGAAGATCACCACCGCGCACCAGGAGTTCGCGGGCGACTTCCGCGACGTCACCTGCTTCTTCGTGCGCTTCACCCACGCGTCGTCGGACGCGGATCCGGACGCCTTCACCCGCGACCTCAACGCCTACTACGAGTTCGTCCAGCGCGAGAGCGCCCACCACGGCGGCGTGCTGCTGATGACGGACTTCACGGACAAGGGCAACGTGCTCTACGTCCTGTTCGGCGCGCCCACCGCGCAGCAGAACAAGGAGGTCCTGGCGTGCCGGCTGGCCTGCAAGCTGCTCAAGGCGCGCGAGCAGTTCCCCTTCCTGGGGGAGCTGCAGATGGGCATCGCCACCGGCCACGCGTACTGCGGTGACATGGGCTCGCCCACGCGCAAGGGCTACTCGGCGCTGGGCGAGGTCGTGAACATGGCCGCGCGCCTGATGACGCACGGCGGACGCCAGGACGGCGTGCACCTGTGCGCCAACACCCAGGCGCGCTCGCAGCAGGGCGGCTTCGCCACCGAGTTCGTGGAGGACGCGAAGCTCAAGGGCGTCTCGCGCCCGGTGCCGGTGTACCGGCTGCTGGGGGAGACGCGCCGCGGCCTCTTCATCAAGGGCCGGGGCGACATCATCGGCCGCAGCCGCGAGCTCAACGTGCTGCACGAAGCGCTCAACGCCTCGTTCGCCGGCCAGGGCCGCGTGTGCGTGGTGTCCGGCGAGGCGGGCATCGGCAAGTCGCGGCTGGGCGCGCGCGTGCTGGAGGACGCGGAGGAGGGCGGCGCGCGGGCGCTGTACGGCGTCTGCTACTCCTACGAGGCCTTCACCCCCTTCTTCCCCTGGAAGGAGGTGCTGCTCCAGGCCTTCGGGCTGCACGACTCGGACGACACCGAGGCGCAGCTCACGCGCCTGCGCCAGGGCCTGGAGGGGCTGGAGGACGTGGGGCCGGAGTGGATCCCGGTGGTGGCGGGCATCCTCGGCATGTCGCTGGAGGAGACGTCCGCCACGGCGGGGATGGACGCGCGGCGCAAGCAGCAGAAGGTGTTCCAGATCGTCTTCCTGTTGCTGGAGAAGCTCAGCCGCTCGCAGCCGCTGCTGCTCTTCTTCGAGGACCTGCACTGGGCGGACTACATCTCGTTGGACCTGCTCCAGCACCTCGCGGTGCGCGTGGGTTCGCACCGCATCATGGTGCTGGCGACGATGCGCCCGGGCGACCAGGTCAAGGGCCTGCGCGAGCTGCCCGAGTTCGTCCCCGTGGACCTGGTGAGCCTGGACGACGAGGACACGCGGGCGCTCCTGCGCGTGCACCTGCGCCTGTCGCCGCCGGACGTCGCGCTGGAGGACCGGCTGCTCGCGAAGGTGCAGGGCAACCCGTTCTTCATCGAATCCATCGTGGAGGGCCTGGCGGAGCAGGGCTACCTGGGCCTGGCGGAGCCCGGCTCCACGCGGATGGAGCTCAAGCGCGGCCTGCAGGACCTGCTGCTGCCGGACTCCATCCAGGACGTGGTGCTGTCGCGCATCGACCTGCTCAGCGAGACGGAGAAGCTGGTGGTGAAGGTGGCGTCCGTCATCGGGCGCATCTTCACGCTGGACGCGGTGGCGGCGCTGGTGCCCACCCTGGGCGCGCAGCGCCTGCGCGAGGCCATGGACACGCTCCAGCGCCTGGGCCTCATCCTGCTGGAGCAGGAGGAGCCCTACACCTGCCTCTTCAAGCACATCGTCATCCGGGACGTGGCCTACAACACGCTCCTGGTGTCGGCGCGCGAGGACCTGCACCGCCGGCTCGCGCGCTACCTGGAGGTCCGGGCGAACGACAACCTCGCGGCCTCCGCGGGTCTGCTCGCGTTCCACTTCCTCGCGGGCAACGTGGAGGACAAGGGCCTGGAGTACACGCTGATGGCGGCCCGCAGCGCGCGGGCGCAGTACGCGAACGACGACGCGCTCTACCACTACAACCGCGGCGTGGAGCTTTTGGGCACCGTCGCCCCCGTGGACCCGGAGGCGATGCTCGTCAAGATGCGCCGGGTGATGCAGGAGCTGGCGGAGACGCTGCTCCAGGCGGGCCACTACGCCAACGCCATCCTGATGTTCGAGCAGTGCCTGGTGGACGAGGAGGACCCCCAGCGCCAGGCGGAGCTGCACCTGGGCCTGGGCCGCGCGCACCAGGAGAAGGGCGAGTCCGCGCTCGCCACGCAGCACCTGGAGAAGTCCTTGGTGCTCCGGGGCCGCAGCCTGCCGGGGAGCCTGGCCGCGCTGGGCCTGCGCACGCTGGCCAACCTGCTGCTGCGGGGGCTGGCCTCGCTCCTGCCGTTCATCCTGCGGCCGCTGCCGGCCTCCCGGCAGGGCAACTACCTCCAGCAGCTGTCCACGCTCAACTCGCTCATCCGCATCTACTACTTCGCGGACATCATGAAGCTCACGTGGGCGACGCTGGTGTCCACCAACATGGCGGAGCGCTCGCGCAGCGACTACGCCATGAGCCTGGCGCGCGGCTACTACGGCACGCTGCTGTTCGGCGCGGGGCTGCTCAAGCGCGCGCGCTACCACTGCGAGAAGGCGCTGGAGTACGCGCGGCGCTCCAAGGACCCGGTGGCGGAGGGGCTCGCGCTCAGCCGCCTGGGCATCCAGGCCTTCTTCGCCAACGAGCTGGAGCGCGCGCGGGGCTTCCAGGAGGAGGCCGTCTCCACGCTGCGCCAGGTGGGCGAGCGCTGGGAGCGCCAGACGTCCCTGATGATGCAGGCCACGGGCGAGTTCCTCCACTCGCGCTTCCGCACGGCGGAGGCGCTCTACGAGCAGATGAAAACCATTGGCGTGGAGCTCAACGCGCTGATGCACCAGGGCTGGGCGCACTCGTGGGCGCCCATGTGCCGCTACCTCCTGGGCGAAGGCGACGTGGGCGAGCTGTGCGCGGAGCTGGAGCAGGGCCTGCGCATCAGCGTGGAGGTTGCGGACCTGGCCAACCAGTGCGCCAGCCTCAACCACCTGGCCAACGTCACGGTGCGCGAGCATCAGGTGGAGGAGGCGGCGCTCGTCGCGGTGCGCTGCTTCCAGAGCATCTGGAGCTACCAGGTGCTGGTGCCCTTCCTCCAGGTGGGGCTGGTGGACGCGGCGGAGGCGGCCCTCTTCGCGCTGGAGGAGGGCGCCACGGTGGTGCCGCGCAGGAAGCTGCTGCGAATCGTGCGGCTGTCCTGCATCAAGGCGCGCTTCATCGCCCGGCTCTACCCGTACCTGAAGGGCCCGGCGCTGCGCGTGACGGCGCGCTCGCTGGCCCTGCGCAAGGGCCCCAGGGCCGCGGAGCCGGTGTTCCTGGAGGCCATCGCCGTCCTGGAGAAGAGCCCCAACCGGTGGGAGACGGGCGTGGCCTACTTCGACGCGGCGGTGGCCCTGCCGCACCGGCGCGAGGCCTTCCTCGCCCGCGCGCGTGAAATCTTCACGGAGGTGGAGGCCCGCGCGGAGCTGCGCCGCATGGACCGCTTCCAGGCCGCGACCTAG
- a CDS encoding acyl-CoA desaturase: MTTAPLRFQLSPVIVGYMVVVHALAALAFFLPWPPYALPVGLAVYVSIGLGTTVGLHRLLCHRAFACPRWVEYALVTVAMLTAQGSPLLWAANHRLHHAKADAEGDVHSPARGFWYAHMGWILNEASTEEDGWRTWCRDMANDGYYHWLLRYRIAPQVLGVLFVGLTFGWRAVPAYFFLPVVCWMQSTYAVNSVCHAAFGHRAHDTRDHSRNVWWVSVLALGEGWHNNHHAFPASARHGWVWWQWDPGWLFIRLLRALGLAWDVRLPSRVQSRPAA, from the coding sequence ATGACCACCGCACCGCTCCGCTTCCAGCTCAGTCCCGTCATCGTCGGTTACATGGTCGTGGTGCACGCGCTGGCCGCGCTGGCGTTCTTCCTGCCCTGGCCGCCGTACGCGCTGCCGGTGGGGCTGGCCGTGTACGTGTCCATTGGCCTGGGCACGACGGTGGGGCTGCACCGCCTCCTGTGCCACCGCGCCTTCGCGTGCCCCCGCTGGGTGGAGTACGCGCTGGTGACGGTGGCCATGCTCACCGCGCAGGGCAGCCCGCTGCTGTGGGCCGCCAACCACCGGCTGCACCACGCGAAGGCGGACGCGGAAGGGGACGTGCACTCGCCGGCGCGGGGCTTCTGGTACGCGCACATGGGGTGGATCCTCAACGAGGCCTCCACCGAGGAGGACGGCTGGCGCACCTGGTGCCGCGACATGGCGAATGACGGGTACTACCACTGGCTGCTGCGCTACCGCATCGCGCCGCAGGTGCTGGGGGTGCTCTTCGTGGGGCTGACGTTCGGCTGGCGCGCGGTGCCCGCGTACTTCTTCCTGCCCGTGGTGTGCTGGATGCAGAGCACCTACGCGGTGAACTCCGTGTGCCACGCGGCGTTCGGCCACCGCGCCCACGACACGCGCGACCACAGCCGCAACGTGTGGTGGGTGAGCGTGCTGGCGCTGGGCGAGGGCTGGCACAACAACCACCACGCCTTCCCCGCGTCCGCGCGGCACGGCTGGGTGTGGTGGCAGTGGGACCCGGGCTGGCTCTTCATCCGCCTGCTGCGAGCCCTGGGACTGGCGTGGGACGTGCGGCTGCCGTCCCGGGTCCAGTCAAGACCTGCGGCGTGA
- a CDS encoding B12-binding domain-containing radical SAM protein: MRIAIIATYTHPTRLRIKEPSIMQSSVPELIAGLCPEHAQVEIFNEKEADLPLDRHWDLVFFSYLHSYYEHTKVLSTLFRQRGMTTVAGGRHAGHFPDDAAKYFDAVITGEPESNVPALIADFEKGELKPRYSLPSHGAAAIRPYRYELIDFTHNKVRLPGIEASRGCPFTCNFCVLTGHERYRFRPIPEVIDEIQTRMRWNPNFLGLMGDAFVFLDNNLGGSPKYLRALCEALIPLKKTWGCALTFNVLKDESLVKLMAKAGCRYVYTGLESLNPDSIKAMNKGQNKLSEVDAVIRRVFSAGILLSFGLIVGSDGDTNEYLHRLPEYLADLKYFSVTFLGIVCPYPETPFFRELQAQDRLLPGTISRDYDGYTLCHRPKQLHASEVVEHFQRLCRTLGSLPNIARHYASKLMLSDLPRYKQTILFSGPEIVSIRNPLKNKERRYIAGLDAIESWDAEQMATLGLTPQVLTGPGTAAARPTPVPGLAAGG; encoded by the coding sequence ATGCGCATCGCCATCATCGCCACGTACACCCATCCGACCCGCCTGCGAATCAAGGAACCCTCCATCATGCAGTCCTCCGTGCCGGAGCTCATCGCGGGCCTGTGCCCGGAGCACGCGCAGGTGGAGATCTTCAACGAGAAGGAGGCGGACCTGCCGTTGGATCGGCACTGGGACCTGGTCTTCTTCTCGTACCTGCACTCGTACTACGAGCACACGAAGGTCCTCTCCACCCTCTTCCGCCAGCGTGGCATGACGACGGTGGCGGGCGGCCGGCACGCGGGCCACTTCCCCGACGACGCGGCGAAGTACTTCGACGCGGTCATCACCGGGGAGCCGGAATCCAACGTCCCCGCGCTCATCGCGGACTTCGAGAAGGGCGAGCTGAAGCCGCGCTACAGCCTGCCCTCGCACGGCGCCGCAGCCATCCGGCCGTACCGCTACGAGCTCATCGACTTCACGCACAACAAGGTGCGCCTGCCCGGCATCGAGGCGTCGCGCGGCTGCCCCTTCACCTGCAACTTCTGCGTGCTCACGGGCCACGAGCGCTACCGCTTCCGGCCCATCCCGGAGGTCATCGACGAGATCCAGACGCGCATGCGCTGGAACCCGAACTTCCTGGGACTGATGGGGGACGCGTTCGTCTTCCTGGACAACAACCTGGGCGGCTCCCCCAAGTACCTGCGCGCGCTGTGCGAAGCGCTCATCCCCCTGAAGAAGACCTGGGGCTGCGCCCTCACCTTCAACGTGCTCAAGGACGAGTCGCTGGTGAAGCTGATGGCGAAGGCGGGCTGCCGCTACGTCTACACCGGCCTGGAGTCGCTCAACCCGGACTCCATCAAGGCGATGAACAAGGGCCAGAACAAGCTGTCGGAGGTGGACGCCGTCATCCGGCGCGTCTTCTCCGCCGGCATCCTCCTTTCCTTCGGGCTCATCGTCGGTTCGGACGGGGACACCAACGAGTACCTGCACCGGCTGCCGGAGTACCTGGCGGACCTGAAGTACTTCTCCGTCACGTTCCTGGGCATCGTGTGCCCCTACCCGGAGACGCCCTTCTTCCGCGAGCTCCAGGCGCAAGACAGGCTCCTGCCCGGCACCATCAGCCGCGACTACGACGGCTACACGCTGTGCCACCGGCCCAAGCAGTTGCACGCGTCGGAGGTGGTGGAGCACTTCCAGCGGCTGTGCCGCACGCTGGGGAGCCTGCCCAACATCGCGCGGCACTACGCGTCCAAGCTGATGCTGAGCGACCTGCCCCGCTACAAGCAGACCATCCTCTTCTCCGGCCCGGAGATCGTCAGCATCCGCAACCCGCTGAAGAACAAGGAGCGCCGCTACATCGCGGGCCTGGACGCCATCGAGTCCTGGGACGCGGAGCAGATGGCCACGCTGGGCCTCACGCCGCAGGTCTTGACTGGACCCGGGACGGCAGCCGCACGTCCCACGCCAGTCCCAGGGCTCGCAGCAGGCGGATGA